In the Candidatus Saccharibacteria bacterium oral taxon 488 genome, one interval contains:
- the murB gene encoding UDP-N-acetylmuramate dehydrogenase, which yields MDHMEIRTEIPLQQYTTMRLGGTARFMASATSVNEVRELYKSAKVQGIPIFVLGGGSNVIARDEGFEGVVLLNRIKGFAVLIDDGQAATIKVGAGETWDEVVKRTVAMGLSGIEAMSAVPGTAGAAPVQNVGAYGQEVADVLTELEVYDSLTDRVVTLSAAECGFSYRHSIFRGEASGRYCILSITIKLHHAAPKPPFYAGLQRYLTSMNITTFTPQVIRDAVMAIRFDKLPDPTERPNAGSFFKNALIESWQLNELREQYPDVPCYDMPDGRHKVPTGWLIEQAGLKGTLLHGMRVHDKNALVLINESATSYHDLAAARDAIIRAVYDKFHIQIQQEPLEI from the coding sequence ATGGATCACATGGAGATACGAACAGAGATTCCGTTGCAACAATATACGACAATGCGCCTCGGTGGCACAGCGCGCTTTATGGCATCGGCGACGTCGGTGAATGAAGTCAGAGAGTTATATAAAAGTGCCAAGGTGCAGGGTATCCCAATTTTTGTCTTGGGTGGCGGTAGTAATGTCATCGCTCGCGACGAAGGGTTTGAGGGGGTGGTGTTGCTCAATCGGATCAAGGGATTTGCAGTGCTGATTGATGATGGTCAGGCGGCAACGATCAAGGTTGGTGCGGGTGAAACATGGGACGAGGTGGTCAAACGCACGGTCGCCATGGGTCTGAGCGGCATTGAGGCAATGTCGGCCGTCCCTGGTACAGCCGGCGCCGCGCCGGTGCAGAACGTTGGTGCGTATGGCCAGGAAGTTGCTGATGTACTCACCGAGCTAGAGGTGTACGATTCGCTGACTGACCGGGTGGTGACCCTAAGTGCAGCGGAGTGCGGGTTTTCGTATCGGCATAGTATTTTTCGTGGTGAGGCGAGCGGCCGCTACTGCATTCTCTCAATTACCATCAAGCTCCATCACGCAGCGCCAAAACCGCCGTTCTATGCCGGCTTGCAGCGGTATTTGACCAGCATGAACATCACGACCTTTACGCCGCAGGTGATCCGTGACGCAGTCATGGCAATTCGGTTTGATAAGCTGCCTGATCCGACCGAGCGACCTAATGCTGGCTCATTCTTCAAGAACGCGCTGATTGAATCATGGCAGCTAAATGAACTTCGTGAACAGTATCCAGATGTCCCGTGCTATGACATGCCGGACGGCCGACACAAGGTACCGACGGGTTGGTTGATCGAACAGGCTGGGCTCAAGGGGACATTGCTTCACGGCATGCGGGTGCACGACAAGAACGCGCTGGTATTGATCAATGAGTCGGCGACCAGCTACCATGATCTGGCGGCGGCACGTGACGCCATCATCCGGGCGGTGTACGATAAGTTCCACATTCAGATCCAGCAAGAACCGTTGGAAATTTGA
- a CDS encoding prepilin-type N-terminal cleavage/methylation domain-containing protein, producing the protein MKGRGFTLVELIIAIAVMAILLVLATLSFRNYQAAARDKEREADVLALQNYLESVYPREIRDSAGNVIKPAGGYPAYVSGASGAGKMTAAQFAAAFDELGGAAKTGPLDRERLISAINGTFGVNPITNISQLLAKKDDYENTKITNYPNGAYIYVAGAKDGVCDEAGAACRRYTIFYHLETKEPGKWQVLNSKRL; encoded by the coding sequence ATGAAGGGACGGGGGTTTACGCTAGTCGAGCTGATCATTGCTATTGCCGTCATGGCGATTCTATTGGTGCTCGCGACATTAAGTTTTCGTAATTATCAGGCGGCGGCACGCGATAAGGAGCGTGAGGCCGATGTGCTAGCCTTGCAGAACTATCTCGAGAGCGTCTATCCACGGGAAATTCGTGACAGTGCCGGTAACGTCATCAAGCCTGCCGGCGGCTATCCGGCGTACGTTTCTGGTGCTAGTGGCGCTGGCAAGATGACTGCGGCGCAGTTTGCGGCAGCATTTGACGAACTGGGTGGTGCCGCCAAGACCGGCCCACTGGATCGAGAACGCCTCATTTCGGCGATTAACGGTACATTCGGGGTCAATCCAATAACTAATATTAGTCAACTGCTTGCCAAAAAAGACGATTACGAAAACACCAAGATCACGAACTATCCAAATGGTGCGTACATTTACGTTGCCGGCGCTAAGGATGGTGTATGTGATGAGGCGGGCGCAGCCTGTCGGCGCTATACGATTTTTTATCATTTAGAAACGAAGGAGCCGGGTAAATGGCAAGTACTCAACAG